One Kiritimatiellia bacterium genomic region harbors:
- a CDS encoding pitrilysin family protein gives MFRKKQKVIYLCDLCASAVKKSFALFAFGIILLSPCLSAKADGNPVNQRIERLSAGVRRHQLDNGLACIIKEDFSAPLVSIQIWVGAGSAQEGDLLGGGLSHLIEHMIFKGTARRKPADISREIDDAGGTINAYTSIDRTVFWVVMPSESWRTGLDVLADAVLNASFPENEWRREKEVVRREMAMGNDDPGRALSKLLFQTAYHAHPYRFPVIGLEPVFNTLTRDDLVAFFRRHYTPDNMIVAVAGNIAADEVRAEIENLFSGAGRRTRPPAAQGAEPIQAGQRTARKTGKYNIARLACAWHTVNLSHPDAPALDVLAVIAGGGKSSRLERQIKENKKIAFNIAAWSWTPKDPGLFGINADFDPAKEEELLKAIEEEVAGWRANTFTAAEVEKARNKIAADTFLAFQTVGGQADTFASGEFYAGTPLYFDIYLKRLDAVTPAALKEAAGKYLVENNRTIAVLSPVITNAAAEKSETEIKAEINIVKKTFPNGLTFLAREDNRLPFVHICAASLGGLLLENEQNSGITCLTAEMLTRGTALRSRDQISAAAENTGGALAPFSGMNACGLQARCFAKDVELFMDILADCFLRPDFPDAEINKCKAVQIAGIEQQRESPMFLAQEAMRRALFAGHPYRLNAEGTPESVTALAREDLRGLHKIIAAGGNTVIAVFGDISAEKAEKLAEKYFGEMPAGPRQDRPTPGDVATGTRSGKKIDLAAPREQTIILAGLPGLALVDGRMDALNIILQALNGLSSDLMIRVRDQKGLAYYTGAYQRAGLAGGLMAVYSGTRVEEAERVRAMIATEINRIGEKGIRAGEFERARLQIVMKGRQKQQDNGALARECALNELYGLGYNHGIETEKRLAELTPADVRKTAAEILCAEKMVVVTVKPEK, from the coding sequence ATGTTCAGAAAAAAACAAAAAGTGATTTACCTCTGCGATCTCTGCGCCTCTGCGGTAAAAAAAAGCTTTGCTCTTTTTGCTTTCGGAATAATTTTGCTTTCGCCGTGCCTTTCAGCAAAAGCCGATGGCAATCCAGTTAATCAGCGGATTGAACGACTCTCCGCCGGCGTCCGGCGCCACCAGCTGGATAACGGCCTGGCGTGCATAATCAAGGAGGATTTTTCCGCCCCCCTGGTATCAATTCAAATCTGGGTCGGCGCCGGTTCGGCCCAGGAAGGCGACTTGCTCGGCGGCGGCCTTTCCCACCTGATTGAACATATGATTTTCAAGGGCACCGCCAGGCGCAAACCCGCGGATATTTCCCGGGAAATTGACGACGCCGGCGGAACAATCAATGCCTATACTTCCATTGACCGGACGGTTTTCTGGGTCGTCATGCCTTCTGAAAGCTGGCGGACCGGACTGGACGTGCTGGCCGACGCCGTCTTGAACGCATCTTTCCCGGAAAATGAATGGCGGCGCGAAAAGGAAGTCGTCCGGCGCGAAATGGCCATGGGCAACGACGACCCCGGCCGGGCGCTTTCAAAGCTTTTATTTCAAACCGCCTACCACGCGCATCCTTACCGTTTTCCGGTAATCGGCCTGGAGCCCGTATTCAACACCCTGACCCGCGACGATCTGGTTGCGTTTTTCCGGCGCCATTATACCCCCGACAACATGATTGTTGCCGTCGCGGGAAACATCGCGGCGGACGAGGTCCGCGCCGAGATTGAAAATCTTTTTTCCGGAGCCGGGCGGCGCACGCGGCCGCCGGCCGCTCAGGGCGCGGAGCCCATCCAGGCCGGCCAGCGCACGGCCCGTAAAACCGGAAAATACAACATTGCCCGCCTGGCTTGCGCCTGGCATACGGTCAACCTGAGCCATCCCGACGCCCCCGCGCTGGACGTCCTCGCGGTAATTGCCGGCGGGGGGAAAAGCTCGCGGCTGGAACGGCAAATCAAGGAAAACAAAAAAATTGCCTTTAATATCGCGGCCTGGTCGTGGACGCCGAAGGATCCCGGGCTTTTCGGAATTAACGCCGATTTTGATCCGGCCAAGGAGGAGGAACTTCTCAAGGCCATTGAGGAGGAAGTCGCCGGCTGGCGGGCCAACACCTTCACCGCAGCCGAAGTGGAAAAGGCGCGTAATAAAATCGCCGCCGATACCTTCCTGGCATTCCAGACAGTCGGCGGCCAGGCCGATACTTTCGCCTCGGGCGAGTTCTACGCCGGCACGCCGCTTTATTTTGACATTTATCTCAAGCGCCTGGACGCGGTAACCCCGGCCGCGCTGAAGGAGGCGGCCGGCAAATATCTCGTTGAAAACAACCGGACCATTGCCGTTCTGTCGCCCGTTATTACAAATGCCGCCGCGGAAAAAAGCGAAACGGAAATTAAGGCGGAAATAAATATTGTTAAAAAAACATTTCCAAACGGCCTGACATTCCTGGCGCGGGAAGACAACCGCCTGCCTTTCGTCCATATCTGCGCCGCATCGTTGGGGGGACTGCTCCTGGAAAACGAACAAAACAGCGGCATCACCTGCCTGACGGCGGAAATGCTGACGCGCGGAACCGCGCTCCGTTCCCGGGACCAGATCTCCGCCGCCGCGGAAAACACGGGCGGGGCGCTCGCCCCCTTTTCCGGCATGAACGCCTGCGGCCTGCAGGCGCGCTGTTTCGCCAAAGATGTTGAGCTTTTCATGGATATTCTTGCGGATTGTTTTCTCCGGCCGGATTTTCCGGACGCGGAAATTAACAAATGCAAGGCGGTCCAGATTGCCGGGATTGAACAACAGCGCGAATCGCCCATGTTCCTGGCGCAGGAGGCCATGCGCCGGGCGCTCTTCGCGGGGCACCCTTACCGCCTGAACGCGGAGGGAACGCCGGAAAGCGTCACGGCCCTTGCCCGCGAAGATTTGCGCGGCCTGCACAAAATAATCGCCGCGGGCGGCAACACCGTCATTGCCGTTTTCGGCGATATATCCGCGGAGAAAGCGGAAAAACTGGCGGAAAAATATTTCGGCGAAATGCCCGCCGGCCCGCGGCAGGACCGGCCGACGCCGGGCGACGTTGCAACCGGAACGCGTTCCGGTAAAAAAATTGATCTGGCCGCGCCGCGCGAACAGACAATCATACTGGCCGGCCTGCCCGGCCTTGCCCTGGTTGACGGACGTATGGATGCGCTTAACATCATCCTGCAGGCCTTAAACGGGCTTTCTTCCGACCTGATGATCAGGGTGCGCGATCAAAAAGGACTGGCTTATTACACGGGCGCGTATCAACGGGCGGGACTGGCCGGCGGCCTCATGGCGGTTTATTCCGGCACGCGCGTTGAAGAGGCCGAAAGAGTGCGCGCAATGATTGCAACGGAAATCAACCGGATCGGCGAAAAGGGAATCCGCGCCGGGGAATTTGAGCGCGCCCGGCTGCAGATCGTTATGAAAGGACGCCAAAAACAACAGGACAACGGCGCCCTCGCGCGGGAGTGCGCGCTTAACGAGCTTTACGGACTGGGATACAACCACGGAATTGAAACCGAAAAACGGCTCGCGGAACTGACTCCG
- a CDS encoding HIT family protein — MENCVFCKIIRGELPCSRVYEDDEAIAFMDIGPIVKGHILVVPKSHYAHLLETPPDVLKHLIVTAQKIAGAQKRALRADGINIMQSNCQAAGQVVNHIHFHVIPRFNADGHHWNWKPRPYADNKEMQALAEKIGAELKAHSKN; from the coding sequence ATGGAAAATTGCGTGTTCTGTAAAATAATCCGCGGCGAATTGCCTTGTTCCAGGGTCTACGAAGACGACGAAGCGATCGCCTTCATGGATATCGGACCGATCGTCAAGGGACATATCCTCGTTGTCCCTAAAAGCCACTACGCCCATTTGCTGGAAACGCCCCCTGATGTTCTGAAACACCTGATCGTAACCGCGCAAAAAATCGCCGGCGCCCAGAAACGCGCCTTGCGCGCCGACGGCATCAACATCATGCAGTCCAACTGCCAGGCGGCCGGGCAGGTCGTGAACCACATCCATTTCCACGTCATCCCCCGCTTCAACGCCGACGGCCATCACTGGAACTGGAAACCGCGGCCCTACGCGGACAACAAGGAAATGCAGGCATTGGCCGAGAAGATCGGCGCGGAACTGAAGGCACATAGTAAAAATTAA